atcgaaaaaggggggatggcatgtcaccagcccctccaggcagatttaaaagggtggaggcagtacaaacgaatgaagggtgatacaatccagtactaacgcagtacaaacgaaatagcctattttcgacatttagaaggcaaaaagtgcagagtacagggtagcatgtcactggcccccccaggccaatctagacgggtgggggcagtacaatcaaaataagggcgatacaatccgatactaacgcagtacaaacgaacatacccatcccggacccccagatcgaaaaagggggggatggcatgtcaccagtccctccaggcagatttaaaagggtgggggcagtacaaacgaatgaagggtgatacaatccagtactaacgcaatacaaacgaatgaacctttttttgaccctcaaatcgaaaaagggggggatggcatgtcaccagcccctccaggcagatttaaaagggtgggggcagtacaaacgaatgaagggtgatacaatccagtactaacgcaatacaaacgaatgagcttttttttgaccctcaaatcgaaatagggggggatggcatgtcaccagcccctccaggcagatttaaaagggtgggggcagtacaaacgaatgaagggtgatacaatccagtactaacgcagtacaaacgaaatagcctattttcgacatttagaaggcaaaaagtgcagagtacagggtagcatgtcactggcccccccaggccaatctagacgggtggggccagtacaaacaaaataagggcgatacaatccgatactaacgcagtacaaacgaacatacccatcccggacccccagatcgaaaaagggggggatggcatgtcaccagcccctccaggcagatttaaaagggtgggggcagtacaaacgaatgaagggtgatacaatccagtactaacgcaatacaaacgaatgaacctttttttgaccctcaaatcgaaaaagggggggatggcatgtcaccagcccctccaggcagatttaaaagggtgggggcagtacaaacgaatgaagggtgatacaatccagtactaacgcaatacaaacgaatgagcttttttttgaccctcaaatcgaaaaagggggggctggtgacatggaccttctcaaatgcctctacgccaaaattggaagtaattgaaaaataaatattttaagtggagtaatttaaaatgattattaagcAGACAGAGATAATAATTGCAACAGAATCATTTACTCATTGTGAGTTAGTAATATATCcgctcataatttaaaataaaatatttaaaaaaatcccggGAAATTTGTAAGAATTCCCGGGAATCGGGATTTtcattttttactgatttcccggGAAATTTGTCCCGGGAATTTCCCGGGAATGCAGCTCtaggtgtaggccaaggctcgccgaacgcatactctcgtattgacgataactccggactccggacattcacataggacatgctcgacagtttcgtcatctcgttcacacctcctgcatagaggtgtgtctactagccccagtgtgcggaggtgttttcttagttgacaatggccagttaaaaaaccaactgtcaaTCGTAGGTTTTTCCtagtcattctcaagtacttttctgatgctgactttccaaggttccttagtgttaccttggcaagtctacatcctggcccttcttcccatcttttcacGATTTGCGTAtgggagtgacatttgacaattTCCGCAATTGTTGcagttgaccagccaaaaagatcaccaggTCCTAAGAGTCTTAGACCTGCTTCCTTCCTAGCTAGCTGGccagcaatgcggttgcctttatttccgttgtgtcctttaacccacctcaggatgacattgttaccatccgaagctcgggctagtgattcatgacactccattactagccctgatatgacaTGTGGTCTGTTCAtggttagtagcgcttgtctgctgtaTGTGCAGATTGATTGATTTTAATGGTATTAAATAAGAACAATTCACATTGTCCGCAACGTATCGTAAAATCgggtttttcggagactacgctacgtgctggaaacgattCGAGCATGATAATTTGACCTTAAgagtctgcaagtagatcaatgtgagGACAGAGAGGAGTGGCGAATGGGTATCGTAAGACGGAGAACGTTATATTATAAACAACAGTATACATAAGAATCTACTTCTAGTGTCTTTCTAGTGTACCTACCTACTTTTCCATTTTACTTTTGTCGACAtctgaaatattaaaattatttttctgatgTTCTTTCTCTATTCGTTGTAACCTACTTCTTGCATCGGCAACTAAAGGGTTGTGATGAGATCTAATATCTGCTCCAGAATATGTCGTAACTCTGTTAATGAAGTTCCTAAATCTTTCGTTAATAAGAATTTAGTCCATCAGATTTCTTATTATACGTGTTAGATTATCTCCAGGGGCTCTTCTATGTATACAGCCTGCAAGTATGCAGCGTATAGTATATTTTTCTACCATATTGTGTTTTTGGCAAAAATCAAAGAGCCTATCTTCTCGTTCATTGCTGTTTCCCAGGCCATATTGCCCTACATTATCTGATCTATGCTGTTTAGTAATTTTGGCATTCAAATCCTCCAGTATATTTGCGATTTAGttgaattttaaactttttaatgtTGCACCTAGTATACAGATTTTCTACTTCATTGTCATATTAAATTAATAGGTTAATAATAAATGGTGTTGCGCACGTAGTGCCACCCAGTGGTTTAAACAAACTGTTAATGAAGAGGTAATTAAAAGATTTAAACAATGAGTAAGTAAAATAGAGTCTgcttttaaatttatttgatttcTTCTAATATATACAcgtataaatacataaataatcctaactattgaacacatattttcaCTGTTAAGTATTAATGGCACATTTGTAGTTAAGAGGACGCTATTTGTTGTTCTTCTTCAGGAAAAACTACCAGGGGTACATCATCTGCAATATCCACGGACCTTTTAAATCTAAACGTACCACCTACATGCCATGTTGGTTTAGCTCTATCGGGTCCTCTTACTACCTTGTTCCATCCAGCTTCAAAGTCGTGTTTTTCTCCTTTTCTTTTAACCTCAACACCTGCATTAACGTTACCATTATCATCACGATTAGCACCAGGATTAACCTCCCATTGGGGTTCGGCTGATCGTTTAAACCTCCAAGTACCACCTACATGCCATGTGGGTTTGGCTCGGTTTGGTCCCCGTATAACTTTGTTCCATCCAGCATTAAAATCATGATCTTTGCCTTTGTTCTTTATTTCAACACCAGCATTTACGTTACCGTCTTCATCTCGATTACCCCCAGGGTTGACTTGCCAATCAGGTACAGGTGACCTCTTGAATCTAAAGGTACCACCGACATGCCATGTTGGTTTAGCTCTATTGGGCCCACTGACTACTTTATTCCATCCTGCATCAAAGTCGTGTTTTTCTCCTTTCCTCTTAAGCTCAACACCAGCATTGACGTTACCATTTTCATCGCGATTAGCACCAGGATTGACTTCCCATTGTGGATCCGGCGATCTTTTAAACCTCCAAGTACCGCCTACGTGCCATGTGGGCTTGGCTCTATTCGGTCCTCGTACTACTTTGCTCCAGCCAGCTTCGAAATCATGGTTCTTCCCAGAGTTTTTCACTTCTACTCCTGCATTGACGTTTCCAGCTCCGTCACGACCAACGTCTGGTTGAACCTGCCAGTTCTTTCTTTTCTTATGGTGCTTGGCTGAAGTCGAGACTACCACCGCCAGTACCATGAGCAATGCAAGGTATGCAGAGACCTTCATTTTTGATCTGAAAGAGAAAACACAGTCAAATAGAGATATaccaaaaaataaagtgaaaaaatattaaaaagtattttagGACCAAGAAGAAAGCacataatttataatatttgctTACATAAATTTAATAGATGTAAAGTTTTGCTAATAAGCCAAAAGAAAATCAACTATAGGTACATTAATAAGGAATATGACACTAGTAGTCTATGGTTCTTGCCAAAGCTACTGCCCATTGTTGTCAATTGTATATAGCATGATCTAAAATAGTATAAATCGATTTGGTGCCTTAAAAAACTAGTAAGATGAAGATCCTATGTAAATTTTAAgagtcgttttcacgctacgtcttattgtacgttttgtgtgataagatttgtcctatcacacaaaacgtacaataagacgtaacaagaaaacagcaaaacgtacgtcttgtcgaatcgaaaaaattaaatccgctTATTTACAAAACGTAagttttgtcgtacgttttgcatgacacacaaaacgtacaaatacgtagcgtgaaaacgagccTTCTGATTTTCTCGACATCGCCTACTTGGTCGTAGGTATATTGCCGCTTTTGCTTTGAGTTGCTATGGCGATTGGATAAGACAGGTGGATTCTCTGTCTGATTTAGCTATTGTTCAACCTGAAcgtatattaaataataaaaaaaggtaagaactaaaaaattataccaaatggaagaaaaacaacttaaaataatctgttatgcagacgatgcaatactactctctcaaagtgaagatgatttacaacgtatgcgtCACCAATTTACTATATAACCGTTAGAACATGATAGTTTcaccaaaaaagacaaaatgcatagGTAGGCAGCAAATTCCAGATGTAAATTTTAACTGAGAAGGGACAAACAAAAGTGAtgaagtttaaatatctgggcatCGCACTCTCTAGCTATGGAAAGTTTAAAACAAATAGTGGAAGATTAAAGTATGCCTTACCgacagaaatattgcaacttatagccgactctagccgactgcaatatacatgtaattgtcgaattatttaatatcatatacagaacaggtatattacttaaaaaatggcttctatcaacattcgtgactataccaaaaaagagaaacgccagacaatgttgcgaacaccgtaccatcagtctaatgtgccacatactcaaagtatttctaaagattattcatcgtagaatatacaaaaagttagaacaagacaTTGGACATTCGAatttagaaatgctcaaggaaccagaggaatacagagatgtttagatgtaaaccaggacatctatgtctgcttcctagattataacaaggcattcgatacggtgaaaaataatccgttaataaaactactgagaacaaagaacatcgacagacgggatataagaataataaataatcggtattatgaacaagaagctgtcataaggataaataatttaaacaccaataaaataaaaatcaaaagaggtgttagacaaggctgtgtcttgtcgctatcactgtttaatgcatactcagaagaaatattcaaaaaagcattagaagatgaagtagcaggcataaaaataaatggcctacccatatttGAAATTatatacgccgatgacacaatactaatagcagaaactattacagatctatacaaagaattttaaaaaaggttgttgcaacgagtgaagaatttggtctgtcactaaacataaagaaaacgaaattcatggttatattaaagaaaaatattagaaacataaatctacacgtaaataataagacgatagaacgagttcagaattataactatttggggacaaacattagtgaaacaaacgattaaaccaaagaaatccgaattaaaatagaaaaggctagaagtgcattcactaatatgaaacaaatattatgtggTAGAGACCTCAGcttaaatcttagaaagcgagtactaaaatgttatgtattttctgttcttttgtatggtgtggagacatggactctcaataaaccatgcctcaatagattggaagcatttgagatgtggacgtatcgaagaatgctgagaatttCCTGGACAGACAGACTAAcaaatgaggaagtactaaggagaatacagaacagcagggagatactggattccatcaaaataagaaaacttcaatacttgggtcatataacacgtggtgacagatatgaactcctaaaattaattatgcaggaaAAAATTCCAGGAGGGCGCAGCATAtttaggagaaaaatgtcctggctgagaaatctcagagaatggtttggatgcagctcaactgaaatctttcgggctgtagtatcaaaagtgagaatagcaatgatgattgccaaccttcgtcgcggagatggcacgtaaagaagaagaaagtatgcctgaatgaaacaatatggacaAATTAAAATATCGgaatagaaaagaaataaaagtctaataaaataaaataaaataaataaaaaaataaaaataaataaagtttacCAAACAATAAATCTTAATATcgctgattatttcattcataggagattctgaccaatagaaagctacagaaataaaaattaaactgattattttttgatgattttaacttccaatcgtatagtaagatatttggttacgtgtttaattctgtccaatcagattaaaattatactgagaattatctactgtagaaaattaccgatagaatttttttaagtagattgtttctgtttaatggcaaccagtttcctagttttgacaactgtcacatttaagaaaatatccataatatacgtattaaaaaataatcttacgaatatcacacgacagtaagaataaataagaaaataatgcttcatttttactcaaatttgttgtcattgggcaatagccactcgagtggcgggctctcgtgtctattgccagacaacaaattttcgaaaaactgtctcaatattttcaatttttattctcactctcttgtgatattatacccgataatttttgataatttcccgtcctcaagtatattacgtcagatgcccttcgttgccatgaaaaaatacattcagtgacattaatgacaattaatgttttaaaaattataaaagtgatgactttcaaccgtcaaatatttataacaactgtgtgtttaattgtactaatttgtacttacataaataaattacaataaaattttggttttggacagttttattcatgaaataatcgcagcaaattgcactcgatctctaaaattaatatagaattttagagttCTTGTGCAATTACATACTACTGAAAATTGTATAGAAAAAATTTCAAGAATCTAAATTATTACTGCTTCTAAAATGTTATTATCATTAAGTTAGAAATGCGAAAGATAAATACAAATTGTATCCAGAAATGTATACCAAGGTTCTGACACTGTTTTCTCATGGCATGTTTATtttaagtattatgtttatatggaattgagccacaattgttggtgtaatgataattacatttctTAAATAACTACTTAAACGTTTCGATATCCACTCCGGTAATCTTCTTCagaaaattaagaagaaaagtAGGTTTGAAAATTCTGGGAAAATTCTGGTTATGAGAATTTTCCCAGAATTTTCAAACCTaattttcttcttaattttctGAGGAAGATTACCGGAGTGGATATCGAAACGTCAAACAACAGTAGTTAttgaaatgtaattttcattaccccaacaattgtggctcaatcccatataatCCCATTATACAGAAATGTATAATACTGAAAATCACATTGAAATGATTTTATTCAAACGTGaactttaaaaaaacaataaatttaaaaaattaaaagcaataattatgttattaaaaataaatgtacaatATTGTACTCTAATCCTGTATCCATACACTAAGTGAATGCACATGTATATTTACCTGtgtaattatatattaataattactatTACTTTCACTTCACCCACTCTCGTTCGATAATAGAAGCTGATCTTGGACTGATGATTATCACATGGTTTCATTTGCATTATATAGCACAAACGTGTTGGGCCAGTGCTATAAACTTCGGTACTTCACTTCGTCCAAAAACGGTGTTAGTGCAGAATATAATCCCTGGTAATAGTCCAGATACAATATAATGAGCGCCTTGCGATAAGAAATGGGAAATCACCGAcctaagaaaaaattatttttatttacaacgGTAAAATATCGGGGACAACATGCTATCTGTCAGAACGTTGTTTACTTATAGGCCAGGAAAAGAGTATAttatattaacctttaactacccgcgcatcaagttataacataactacagtcggaaaaatgaaagaatacccatagacgatcacatcaatcacttattttgtatttgctgactttttctataatgaacgtttgttatttatagaaaaagacagcaaatacaaaataagtgattaatGTGATCGGTCATGGCCcatgggtattttttcatttttccgactgtacacgcgtggcgtactttatacgccacaagaaaatacacttaaaaacagcggatttgtttattttttgtcgaaaaaatacacttagttatttgttataaaccttattcggcatcagcgaatacttgggagttccttctcagtaagccaattgggatttataactggaatctgattccatgataaataagattactaataaaaattttttaaaatgtgattttttaaatgagaaaaagtattgtttataaacaatagtatattactttatgaggcagagaagcatgacttttcttgacgcgcccgatattacgcgccgaacgaagtgaggcgcgtaatagagggcaagtcaagaaaagtcgcttctttgccgaataaagtatactattttttcttcaaacgtagcaaaatctagaatgcctcaaacgacatgggggctgaaaatcaagcacggttgccgaaggatataatatagaggattcaataagaaataagaacgataatgctcaaaaaattttaaaccctcatgattcgccaacatcgggaatgattgctgaaagttgtgctcgaccatcagtatcatcaacaattaccaatgcgtatcaagagtcgggaacatttttgcacggtttcaattttgaaaatgcctcattaactaattgtacttttaatattactataaataaaactgatgtttaattgttgttaatgacatttgtattgttgctttgtgacatgtttcatattgttgccatgacaacatttttccctccgccgtaaagaaatgggaaaaaaaaactgctgccggcggagacatcaaactttgacaggatcaagttagataagtaatgtcatctttatttgacgtttgaagaaaaaaatatattttgtgccataatgactaaaaaacaattgaaagatgtacttatattactacttatattactatGATCGTGGgcatcgtggcgtatattgtccaccacaggaaataacaaataataatctgtaaattacgatcttcccagaacgctgattacaacgaaactaaaaccaattgtaaagcacattccagtgataggttagaaagataaacaaggtcaaaaattaaatttttaaatatatttgcagtagaattctgaTATCTGGCGTACTGATATTAGCCAGCTTGATTGAAAAAACttaaagccttcgagatgtgggtatacaggcgaatcctaaggatatcatggatagacggacaagataaccaacgagaccgtactacgaagaatggggaaagaaagagaagTGATGTTTACAATTAAAAAGAGAAAGTTTGAATATCTCAgtcacataatgagaaacggtactaaatacagattactgaaggtaatccttcaaggcaaagtattcggaaggcgaggaattgggagaagaatatcatggttaaagaacctgaggaaatggttctccacaacaactaatctatttagaGCATCAGTTGATAAAAttattatagccagaatgatcaccaatattcgaaacgaataggcaccaaaagaagaagaagccagGTTGGTGGTGTGTGtatacaaaaatgtaattatgcaaaGCATTTTACGTTTACCAAAAATAACTAAGTAATgaatgactaaaaaataaaaaatggtagATATTCGATTCGTTATGAGTAGGGGCCCAATTTTCAATTGCAATTTTTATTATACGTCGAAAATTTTGACTACACTAATCCGCTCAGTGCAGTGTGCTGATAGTGCCCTAGATTCTAGGCCTTCAAAATTGTCtggaattcttcttcttcatgtgccttgtccgttgcggacgttgactatc
This genomic window from Diabrotica virgifera virgifera chromosome 1, PGI_DIABVI_V3a contains:
- the LOC114348013 gene encoding acaloleptin A, which codes for MKVSAYLALLMVLAVVVSTSAKHHKKRKNWQVQPDVGRDGAGNVNAGVEVKNSGKNHDFEAGWSKVVRGPNRAKPTWHVGGTWRFKRSPDPQWEVNPGANRDENGNVNAGVELKRKGEKHDFDAGWNKVVSGPNRAKPTWHVGGTFRFKRSPVPDWQVNPGGNRDEDGNVNAGVEIKNKGKDHDFNAGWNKVIRGPNRAKPTWHVGGTWRFKRSAEPQWEVNPGANRDDNGNVNAGVEVKRKGEKHDFEAGWNKVVRGPDRAKPTWHVGGTFRFKRSVDIADDVPLVVFPEEEQQIASS